In Blautia wexlerae DSM 19850, a single window of DNA contains:
- a CDS encoding M56 family metallopeptidase yields the protein MELLVCMSISGSIPVVICLLLYVIQCENYNYILGRRLLLTGVFFYLVPIQLIKYLIPEEVYPEALFNEEAQLYLSNSLSFWTERKGEYIWMPQWFDIMAKLWLSGIVIFAVYEIIKYWRSAHSINNFIFEKEEDPENNLTYYLIPDDTYGPCTIGFFRQKIVIPESFPLHPDFVMVYKHEGAHLKNHDNLVKLLCLLVLCVHWMNPVAYLLLLLYIDTAEIVSDSVAVEGCPKEKRKDYAKLLVLEASTSDIRPVVWKNNFSGHKKDKEGKDFKTIKRRINYMMKEKRKGLLQRGIMVAVSALTIVAGAGTVLAYEAMPSSDESFSSVVLVDSLDDFGDDCIKANMVNVNIIDTLDFSEHDSIFIDTNDNPIVCDESSSTYALCTHAMVNGTFYTHAKNSSGGCTVKLYTCQKCKKCGYRANAVYQNTITYAKCPH from the coding sequence ATGGAACTATTAGTCTGTATGTCCATTTCAGGAAGCATTCCTGTTGTGATCTGTTTGCTTTTATATGTGATTCAGTGTGAAAATTATAATTACATTCTTGGAAGAAGATTACTACTGACAGGCGTATTCTTTTATCTTGTGCCGATACAGTTGATAAAATATCTGATACCTGAAGAAGTCTATCCAGAGGCTCTTTTTAACGAAGAAGCTCAACTGTACTTATCCAACTCCTTATCTTTCTGGACTGAGCGAAAGGGAGAATACATATGGATGCCGCAATGGTTTGATATTATGGCTAAGCTCTGGCTTAGTGGAATTGTTATCTTTGCGGTTTATGAAATCATCAAATACTGGAGAAGTGCACATTCTATCAATAATTTCATTTTTGAAAAAGAAGAAGATCCGGAAAATAATCTTACCTATTATCTGATTCCGGATGATACTTATGGACCATGTACCATAGGCTTTTTTCGTCAGAAGATTGTGATTCCGGAGAGTTTCCCTCTGCATCCTGATTTTGTCATGGTATATAAACATGAAGGTGCCCATCTAAAGAATCACGACAATTTAGTAAAACTGTTATGTCTCCTTGTCCTGTGTGTACACTGGATGAACCCTGTGGCATATCTTTTACTTCTCCTTTACATCGATACAGCAGAAATAGTCAGTGACAGCGTGGCAGTAGAAGGCTGTCCAAAAGAAAAACGCAAAGACTACGCCAAACTGCTGGTGTTAGAAGCCTCAACTTCGGACATACGTCCGGTTGTATGGAAAAATAATTTTTCCGGACATAAAAAAGATAAAGAAGGAAAAGATTTTAAAACAATAAAAAGGAGGATTAACTACATGATGAAAGAAAAGAGAAAAGGATTGTTGCAGAGAGGGATTATGGTGGCAGTGTCAGCACTGACAATTGTGGCTGGAGCCGGGACGGTGTTGGCGTATGAGGCAATGCCGTCATCTGACGAAAGTTTTAGTAGTGTTGTTTTGGTTGATTCTTTAGATGATTTTGGAGATGATTGCATAAAAGCAAATATGGTGAATGTAAATATCATAGATACTCTTGATTTTTCAGAACATGACAGTATTTTTATTGATACAAATGATAATCCAATAGTTTGCGACGAGTCTTCATCTACTTATGCATTATGTACACATGCTATGGTAAATGGAACTTTTTATACTCATGCTAAAAACTCATCAGGTGGATGCACTGTCAAATTATATACCTGCCAAAAATGCAAAAAATGTGGATATCGTGCAAATGCAGTATATCAAAATACTATCACTTATGCTAAATGTCCTCATTAA
- the eno gene encoding phosphopyruvate hydratase: MMYLEIEKVIGREILDSRGNPTVEAEVYLMDGTVARGTAPSGASTGEFEALELRDGDKARYLGKGVQKAVENINTTINEAIEGLDASDIYAVDAAMIAADGTKDKSKLGANAILAVSIACCRAAAASLEIPLYRFLGGVSGNRLPIPMMNIVNGGCHALSSGLDVQEFMIMPVGAPSFKECLRWCAEVFHALAAILKERGLATSVGDEGGFAPALKSDEEAIETILEAVKKAGYEPGKDFRIAMDAASSEWKSEKGKGYYKLPKAGTEYTSEELIEHWAKLCEKYPIISIEDGLDEEDWEGWQKLTARLGDKVQLVGDDLFVTNTERLAKGISLGAGNAILIKLNQIGSVSETLEAIKMAHKAGYTAISSHRSGETADTTIADLAVALNTCQIKTGAPSRSERVAKYNQLLRIEEELGASAVYPGMKAFNVKQD, translated from the coding sequence ATCATGTACTTAGAAATTGAGAAAGTAATTGGAAGAGAAATTCTGGATTCCAGAGGAAACCCGACAGTAGAAGCAGAAGTATATCTGATGGATGGCACTGTTGCAAGAGGAACTGCTCCAAGCGGTGCATCTACAGGAGAATTCGAAGCTCTGGAATTAAGAGATGGAGATAAAGCTCGTTACCTTGGAAAAGGTGTGCAGAAAGCAGTAGAGAACATCAACACAACAATCAACGAAGCAATCGAAGGTCTCGATGCAAGTGACATCTATGCAGTAGACGCAGCAATGATCGCAGCAGACGGAACAAAAGACAAATCTAAACTTGGAGCAAATGCAATCCTTGCAGTATCTATCGCATGCTGCAGAGCAGCGGCAGCTTCTCTTGAAATTCCGTTGTATCGTTTCCTTGGCGGAGTATCCGGAAATCGCCTCCCTATACCAATGATGAACATCGTAAACGGCGGATGCCATGCATTATCATCCGGGCTGGATGTACAGGAATTCATGATCATGCCAGTTGGGGCACCTTCCTTCAAAGAATGCTTAAGATGGTGTGCGGAAGTGTTCCACGCACTTGCTGCCATTTTGAAAGAGCGCGGACTTGCCACATCTGTAGGTGATGAGGGTGGTTTCGCACCTGCACTGAAATCCGATGAAGAAGCGATCGAGACAATCCTTGAAGCAGTTAAGAAAGCCGGATATGAACCAGGCAAAGACTTCAGGATTGCCATGGATGCTGCTTCCTCTGAATGGAAGAGTGAAAAAGGCAAAGGATATTACAAACTTCCAAAAGCCGGCACAGAGTATACATCCGAAGAACTCATTGAGCACTGGGCTAAATTATGCGAAAAATATCCGATCATCTCTATCGAAGACGGTCTGGATGAAGAAGACTGGGAAGGATGGCAGAAACTTACAGCTAGACTTGGCGACAAAGTACAGCTTGTCGGTGATGACCTGTTTGTTACAAATACAGAAAGACTTGCAAAAGGTATCAGCCTTGGCGCAGGTAATGCGATCTTGATCAAATTAAACCAGATCGGTTCCGTATCCGAAACACTGGAAGCAATCAAAATGGCCCACAAAGCAGGCTACACCGCAATTTCTTCTCATCGTTCCGGCGAGACAGCAGATACAACAATCGCAGATCTTGCAGTAGCACTGAATACCTGCCAGATTAAGACCGGCGCTCCAAGCAGATCTGAACGTGTTGCAAAATACAACCAGCTTCTCCGTATCGAAGAAGAGCTCGGCGCAAGCGCAGTATATCCGGGAATGAAAGCCTTTAATGTAAAACAGGACTAA
- a CDS encoding serine hydrolase domain-containing protein, which produces MAKEQIAVAELVLNMILGKTGGTRVDYFPQKPDFPFDAVYEQAFARATPESQGISSDLFAALLRELDASKDTEMHHFMALRHGKVICECNFAPYPKGMWHITHSMCKSITGMAIGMLIEEEKLKLDENIYDIFPDHINAFSKIFRPAITVENLLTMTSGVTFNESGIVSGNDWLGSFLNASVNGKPGTEFQYNSLNTYVLSAIVTKRTGETLTEYLTPRLFGPLGITKYYWETCPKGITKGGWGLFLCAEDMAKLGQLYLQRGKWNGQQLVSEYWIEISTARHLKTQNDTYGYGYQLWMEQRPGSFEYNGMLGQNVIIYPDMDMVLVTNAGNKEMFQDCIMLNIIRKYFPVNYHPADVLPENPLSYSLLKRLCGELENGENNNRSTSLRGGWKRNVVSRRKHSDKKYSYRISAAVDCPSDHHSFMRAVSGRTYVMEQQNIGIAPLFVQVFHNNMTDGISEISFTYDAGNFCVSFTEGEVIHKLPVGFGRAADGCVDLHGEHYLVATLGEFARDENDIPVLKLEITFIEECVKRKAHIFFHEDDEIEIRWNETPGKKMILAGLSSITEELSGNFLYNSLLGDHNITTELLHRLMEQTIEPVVRGYLKRPEETDSIDTDE; this is translated from the coding sequence ATGGCAAAAGAACAGATTGCGGTTGCAGAACTGGTTTTAAATATGATCCTTGGAAAGACAGGCGGTACACGGGTAGATTATTTCCCACAGAAACCGGATTTTCCGTTTGATGCAGTTTATGAGCAGGCATTTGCACGTGCCACACCGGAGAGTCAAGGAATCTCCTCTGATCTGTTTGCTGCCCTTCTTCGGGAACTAGATGCTTCCAAAGATACGGAAATGCATCATTTTATGGCACTGCGTCATGGCAAGGTAATCTGTGAATGTAATTTTGCACCATACCCTAAAGGAATGTGGCATATTACACATTCCATGTGCAAGAGCATCACAGGTATGGCAATCGGCATGTTGATCGAAGAGGAAAAATTAAAACTCGATGAAAATATTTATGACATTTTTCCGGATCATATAAATGCCTTTTCAAAGATTTTCCGCCCTGCGATCACAGTAGAGAATCTGCTGACCATGACAAGCGGCGTAACTTTTAATGAATCAGGTATCGTGTCCGGAAATGACTGGCTTGGAAGTTTTCTGAATGCATCTGTCAATGGAAAACCCGGAACAGAGTTTCAATATAACAGTCTGAATACTTATGTTCTTTCTGCAATCGTGACGAAACGTACAGGAGAAACCCTGACCGAATATCTGACTCCGAGACTGTTTGGTCCTCTTGGTATCACGAAATATTACTGGGAAACCTGTCCGAAAGGAATTACAAAAGGCGGCTGGGGACTGTTTCTCTGTGCAGAAGACATGGCAAAACTTGGCCAGCTGTATCTTCAGAGGGGAAAATGGAATGGTCAGCAGCTGGTGTCTGAATATTGGATAGAAATATCTACGGCACGACATCTGAAAACTCAGAATGACACCTATGGATATGGATATCAGCTATGGATGGAACAGCGCCCGGGAAGCTTTGAATATAACGGAATGTTGGGACAGAATGTTATTATTTATCCGGATATGGATATGGTTCTTGTCACAAATGCTGGAAATAAAGAAATGTTTCAGGACTGTATCATGCTGAATATCATTCGGAAATATTTTCCTGTTAATTATCATCCCGCCGATGTTCTACCTGAGAATCCGCTCTCCTATAGTCTTCTGAAACGGTTGTGCGGAGAACTGGAAAATGGAGAAAATAATAACAGAAGTACTTCTCTGCGCGGGGGATGGAAAAGAAATGTAGTTTCCAGAAGGAAGCATTCAGATAAAAAATACAGCTACCGTATTTCAGCAGCCGTTGATTGCCCATCTGATCATCACAGTTTTATGCGGGCTGTAAGCGGCAGAACTTATGTTATGGAACAGCAGAATATTGGAATTGCGCCGTTGTTTGTGCAGGTATTCCACAATAATATGACAGATGGTATTTCTGAAATTTCTTTTACTTATGATGCGGGAAACTTTTGCGTTTCTTTTACCGAAGGTGAGGTAATCCATAAACTTCCTGTTGGATTTGGAAGGGCTGCGGATGGATGTGTTGATCTTCATGGAGAACATTACCTTGTAGCTACACTGGGAGAATTTGCAAGAGATGAAAACGATATCCCTGTATTAAAGTTGGAGATTACTTTTATCGAAGAATGTGTGAAACGAAAGGCGCACATTTTCTTTCATGAAGATGATGAAATTGAGATCAGATGGAACGAAACACCCGGTAAAAAAATGATCCTGGCAGGACTGAGTTCTATTACTGAAGAACTGTCAGGAAACTTCCTGTATAATTCGCTTCTGGGAGATCATAATATTACGACAGAACTGCTGCACCGGCTTATGGAACAGACGATTGAGCCTGTTGTAAGGGGATATCTGAAGAGACCGGAAGAAACAGACAGTATTGATACAGATGAGTGA
- a CDS encoding citrate/2-methylcitrate synthase: MEKHEMMSLEDSGQLRDKIRFFEQELLKNHHIDPNLYVEYNVKRGLRDSAGKGVLTGLTEISDVNGYNLINGRQIPADGRLYYQGINVQDIISGLNGRRFGFEETIYLLIFGKLPDKEELSRFLDMMSDMEELGGRFVRDVVMKGTNANIMNAMQRCVLALYTYDDNPEDISPENVLRQSLELIAKLPEIAVYSYHAYRHFRKDDTLFIRNPQKGLSLAENILLMLRPDGKYTELEAKVLDIALILHAEHGGGNNSTFTTHVVTSSGTDTYSSTAASIGSLKGPRHGGANLKVQNMFADLKSHVDQDHWDNEDEIITYLKKVLNKEAFDHAGLIYGMGHAVYTLSDPREVILKRFAQALAEEKGMTEEFELYNRVENIAGKLIMEHRKLFKNVCANVDFYSGFVYSMLGIPEELFTPIFAIARMPGWSAHRLEELINANKIIRPAYKYVGHHTDFVAFDER, from the coding sequence ATGGAAAAACATGAAATGATGAGTCTGGAAGATTCCGGACAGCTTCGTGACAAAATAAGATTCTTTGAACAGGAACTGCTCAAGAATCATCATATCGATCCAAATCTGTATGTAGAATATAATGTAAAAAGAGGTCTTCGTGACTCCGCAGGTAAAGGTGTCCTGACAGGTCTTACAGAGATTTCTGATGTTAATGGTTATAATCTGATCAACGGCAGACAGATTCCGGCTGATGGACGTTTATACTATCAGGGAATCAATGTACAGGATATCATCAGTGGTCTGAACGGAAGACGTTTTGGATTTGAAGAAACAATTTATCTTCTGATCTTCGGTAAGCTCCCTGATAAGGAAGAACTTTCCAGATTTCTGGATATGATGTCTGATATGGAGGAGCTTGGCGGTCGTTTTGTCCGCGATGTTGTTATGAAGGGAACCAATGCCAATATTATGAATGCCATGCAGCGTTGTGTTCTGGCTCTCTATACATATGATGACAATCCGGAAGATATTTCTCCTGAAAATGTACTTCGTCAGTCTCTGGAACTGATTGCAAAGCTTCCTGAAATTGCCGTATATTCTTACCATGCATATCGCCATTTCAGAAAGGATGATACCTTATTTATCCGTAATCCGCAGAAGGGGCTTTCTCTTGCCGAGAACATTCTTCTTATGCTTCGCCCGGATGGAAAATACACAGAACTGGAAGCAAAAGTTCTGGATATTGCACTGATCCTGCATGCTGAGCATGGTGGCGGTAATAACTCCACTTTCACCACTCATGTGGTAACTTCTTCAGGGACAGATACCTACTCTTCTACTGCTGCATCCATCGGATCTCTGAAGGGACCTCGTCATGGTGGAGCAAACCTGAAAGTTCAGAATATGTTTGCTGATCTGAAGTCTCATGTAGATCAAGATCACTGGGATAACGAAGATGAAATCATAACTTACCTCAAGAAGGTTCTGAATAAAGAAGCATTTGACCATGCAGGGCTGATCTATGGTATGGGGCATGCAGTCTATACACTTTCCGATCCTCGAGAAGTGATCCTGAAACGCTTTGCCCAGGCACTTGCTGAGGAAAAGGGAATGACAGAGGAATTCGAGCTTTATAACAGAGTAGAAAATATTGCCGGCAAACTGATTATGGAACATAGAAAACTGTTTAAGAATGTCTGCGCAAATGTGGACTTCTACAGTGGATTTGTATACAGCATGCTTGGTATTCCGGAAGAATTATTTACTCCGATCTTTGCTATTGCACGTATGCCGGGCTGGAGTGCTCACCGTCTGGAAGAACTGATCAATGCAAATAAGATCATTCGTCCTGCTTACAAATATGTAGGACATCATACAGATTTTGTTGCTTTTGACGAAAGGTAA
- a CDS encoding acyl-CoA thioesterase, protein MSERKMKRVEDSLTEQSHLLMPKCLNAAGYLFGGQLLAWIDETAGIVAKRHAEMNVVTVAVDNMYFKAGARVNDTIVLIGRLTHVGRSSMEVRIDTYCEALDGTRTMINRAYFIMVGTDEHQHPVEVPGLIIEGVTQQIENEAAQKRAKLWKVRRQEGF, encoded by the coding sequence ATGTCAGAAAGAAAAATGAAACGAGTTGAGGATTCCTTAACAGAGCAGTCTCATTTATTAATGCCAAAGTGTCTGAATGCCGCAGGTTATCTGTTTGGCGGACAGCTGCTTGCATGGATTGATGAAACAGCAGGTATTGTTGCCAAGCGTCATGCGGAAATGAATGTGGTAACTGTTGCAGTAGACAATATGTATTTCAAAGCCGGAGCCAGAGTGAACGATACCATCGTTCTCATCGGACGGCTTACACATGTGGGACGTTCTTCCATGGAAGTACGTATTGATACTTACTGTGAAGCCCTTGATGGAACCAGAACCATGATCAACCGCGCATATTTTATTATGGTTGGAACAGATGAACATCAGCATCCTGTGGAAGTACCGGGACTTATCATTGAGGGAGTTACTCAGCAGATAGAGAATGAAGCTGCACAGAAACGTGCAAAACTCTGGAAAGTACGCAGACAGGAAGGATTTTAA
- a CDS encoding ComEC/Rec2 family competence protein, with translation MKKQNRLLSLILSLFLLLFTLVPQSALTVKAEGNSEMAVHFIDVGQGNAILVQSGGQNLLYDGGDQSHADLIISYLQEQNVENIDYMIASHYDEDHIGGLVPCIDNFSVSNIFGPDYVHTSNLFNNFMNTATANAIIVQYPSVGETFDFGTGSFTVLAPNGISQNSNDNSLVIKLENGSNSFIFTGDAEETSEQDMISTGMNLDCDVLSVGHHGSASSTTWDFLEATSPSCAVISCGINNQYNHPSADTMGRLSDMGIPVFRTDKQGTIIAVSDGTNISWSQEPCNDYSSGDSSVNASAGGTGGNSWQEETTTSDPVPEQEESNNADLGTMVWIPATGEKYHSIPNCGRMNPDTARQVSRSEAEAMGYGPCSKCY, from the coding sequence ATGAAGAAACAAAACAGGTTACTATCACTAATTCTATCTCTGTTCCTTCTGCTGTTTACCTTAGTTCCGCAATCAGCACTGACGGTAAAAGCTGAAGGCAACAGTGAGATGGCAGTTCATTTTATTGACGTTGGACAGGGAAATGCCATCTTAGTACAGTCCGGAGGACAAAATCTTTTGTACGATGGCGGGGATCAGAGCCATGCTGATCTGATCATCTCCTACTTACAGGAACAGAATGTGGAAAACATTGACTATATGATCGCTTCTCACTATGATGAAGATCATATCGGCGGTCTTGTTCCATGTATAGACAATTTCTCTGTAAGTAATATATTCGGACCAGACTATGTACATACTTCAAATTTATTCAATAATTTTATGAATACTGCCACTGCAAATGCAATTATCGTACAGTATCCTTCTGTAGGTGAAACATTTGATTTTGGCACCGGAAGTTTCACTGTTCTTGCACCGAATGGTATCAGCCAGAACAGTAATGATAACTCTCTTGTAATCAAACTTGAAAATGGTTCAAATAGCTTTATTTTTACCGGAGATGCAGAGGAAACCAGTGAACAGGATATGATCAGTACAGGTATGAACCTTGACTGTGATGTTCTTTCTGTTGGTCATCATGGGTCTGCAAGTTCAACTACCTGGGATTTCCTTGAGGCAACTTCTCCATCTTGCGCAGTCATAAGCTGCGGAATCAATAATCAGTATAATCATCCGTCAGCAGATACAATGGGACGTTTATCAGATATGGGAATCCCTGTATTCCGAACAGATAAACAGGGTACGATCATTGCAGTCTCCGATGGAACAAATATTTCCTGGTCACAGGAGCCATGTAATGATTATTCTTCCGGAGACTCCTCTGTAAATGCTTCTGCAGGTGGCACTGGTGGAAACTCCTGGCAAGAAGAAACTACCACTTCTGATCCGGTACCTGAACAGGAAGAATCCAACAATGCAGATCTAGGAACAATGGTATGGATCCCTGCAACCGGCGAAAAATATCACAGCATTCCCAACTGTGGAAGAATGAACCCGGATACAGCCAGACAGGTATCCAGATCAGAAGCCGAAGCTATGGGATACGGACCTTGCAGTAAATGTTACTGA